The Streptomyces sp. Je 1-332 genome has a window encoding:
- the cobF gene encoding precorrin-6A synthase (deacetylating), with the protein MRKIHVIGIGAGDPDQLTLQAVKALKSTDVFFILDKGGEKDDLVQLRRDLLDVHRADGAYRVVEARDPARDRKAGGADYSPAVGDWRSRRADIYARLIADELGADECGAFLVWGDPALYDSTLGILEEVLDRGELTFSYDVVPGISSVSSLAARHRTGLNRVARPVQITTGRRLADGGFPEGVDDVVVMLDAQQAFRQYQGAQGGEMYIYWGAYIGTADEILVSGPLDEAGPRIETLRAEARERKGWIMDTYLLRRNLD; encoded by the coding sequence GTGCGAAAGATTCATGTCATCGGCATCGGCGCGGGCGACCCCGACCAGTTGACCCTGCAGGCCGTCAAGGCCCTGAAGAGCACCGACGTGTTCTTCATCCTCGACAAGGGCGGGGAGAAGGACGACCTCGTCCAGCTACGGCGTGATCTCCTCGACGTGCACCGCGCCGACGGCGCCTACCGTGTGGTCGAGGCCCGCGACCCCGCACGCGACCGCAAGGCGGGCGGCGCGGACTACTCCCCCGCCGTCGGGGACTGGCGCAGCCGCCGTGCGGACATCTATGCGCGGCTGATCGCCGATGAGCTGGGAGCGGACGAGTGCGGCGCGTTCCTGGTGTGGGGCGACCCCGCGCTGTACGACAGCACGCTCGGGATCCTGGAGGAGGTCCTCGACCGGGGCGAGCTGACCTTCTCGTACGACGTCGTGCCGGGCATCAGCAGTGTCTCCTCGCTCGCCGCCAGGCACCGCACCGGTCTGAACCGCGTCGCGCGCCCCGTGCAGATCACCACCGGGCGCCGCCTCGCCGACGGCGGCTTTCCCGAGGGTGTCGATGATGTCGTGGTCATGCTCGATGCCCAGCAGGCGTTCCGGCAGTACCAAGGGGCGCAGGGCGGTGAGATGTACATCTACTGGGGTGCCTACATCGGGACCGCCGACGAGATCCTCGTCTCCGGGCCGCTCGACGAAGCCGGTCCCCGTATCGAGACCCTCCGGGCCGAGGCGCGCGAGCGCAAGGGGTGGATCATGGACACGTATCTGCTGCGCCGCAACCTGGACTGA
- a CDS encoding DUF309 domain-containing protein encodes MSTAPRPDDRDDRGRDRDTEGRARNARPRDGLGRPLPYGTEGVERQPEGVTRTPEETVTQAQALLDAGRPFHAHEVFEDAWKSGPEDERDLWKGLAQLAVGLTHSARGNLTGGARLLLRGAGAIGAAKRGERPYGIDVDGLVSWAQQVAESLEEGDGRTVDAAEHAPRLRGADGV; translated from the coding sequence ATGAGCACCGCACCTCGACCCGATGACCGTGATGACCGTGGCCGTGACCGTGACACCGAAGGGCGGGCCCGTAACGCGCGGCCGCGTGACGGTCTCGGGCGGCCTTTGCCGTACGGCACCGAAGGCGTGGAACGGCAGCCCGAAGGGGTCACGCGTACCCCCGAGGAGACCGTCACGCAGGCGCAGGCGCTGCTCGACGCCGGTCGCCCCTTCCACGCGCACGAGGTCTTCGAGGATGCCTGGAAGTCGGGGCCCGAGGACGAGCGTGACCTGTGGAAGGGGCTCGCGCAGCTGGCCGTTGGGCTGACCCACTCCGCCCGCGGCAACCTCACGGGCGGGGCGCGGCTGCTGCTCAGGGGGGCGGGCGCGATCGGCGCGGCGAAGCGGGGCGAGCGGCCGTACGGGATCGACGTGGACGGACTTGTGTCGTGGGCACAGCAGGTGGCGGAGTCCCTGGAGGAGGGGGACGGGCGGACGGTGGACGCGGCGGAGCACGCACCACGGCTGCGCGGCGCCGACGGCGTCTGA
- a CDS encoding integrase core domain-containing protein: MLRDRDSKYTGSFDAVFEAEGMDVLLSAPQAPRMNAHCERVIGTICREALDHVLLLNEAHARQVLAEYQDHYNRHRPHRSRDQRPPEAQEQPAVLDGFEPRKLLRTRILSGAINEYRHAA, translated from the coding sequence GTGCTCCGCGACCGCGACAGCAAGTACACCGGCTCCTTCGACGCCGTCTTCGAAGCCGAAGGCATGGACGTGCTACTCAGCGCACCCCAGGCACCGCGCATGAACGCTCACTGCGAGCGAGTGATCGGCACGATCTGCCGCGAGGCGCTCGACCACGTTCTGCTCCTGAACGAGGCCCACGCCCGGCAGGTCCTAGCCGAGTACCAGGACCACTACAACAGACATCGGCCGCACCGATCCCGCGATCAACGACCGCCCGAGGCCCAGGAACAGCCAGCAGTCCTGGATGGTTTCGAGCCCCGCAAGCTCTTGCGCACCCGGATCCTCAGCGGAGCAATCAACGAGTACCGACACGCCGCTTGA
- a CDS encoding IS110 family transposase encodes MNEYDEIGVFLGLDVGKSAHHGHGLTPAGKKVFDKQLPNTEPKLRQVFDKLREKFGTVLVVVDQPASIGALPLTVARDTGCQVAYLPGLSMRRIADLYPGEAKTDARDAAVIADAARTMPHTLRSLQLTDEITAELTVLVGFDQDLAAEATRTSNRIRGLLTQFHPSLERVLGPRLDHPAVTWLLERYGSPAALRRAGRRRLVEVVRPKAPRMAKRLTDDVFDALDEQTVVVPGTGTLDIVIPSLARSLGAVHEQRRAAESQIAALLEDHPLSKVLTSLPGVGVRTAAALLVTVGDGTSFPTAAHLASYAGLAPTTKSSGTSIHGEHAPRGGNRQLKRAMFLSAFAALHDPASRTYYDKCRARGKTHTQALLRLARQRINVLFAMLRDGTFYEPRTPRLA; translated from the coding sequence TTGAACGAGTACGACGAGATAGGTGTCTTCCTGGGCCTGGACGTGGGGAAGAGCGCTCACCACGGACACGGACTCACCCCGGCCGGCAAGAAAGTCTTCGACAAGCAACTGCCCAACACCGAACCGAAGCTGCGGCAGGTCTTCGACAAGCTCCGCGAGAAGTTCGGCACCGTCCTGGTCGTCGTGGACCAGCCGGCCTCGATCGGCGCTCTGCCGCTGACAGTGGCCCGCGACACGGGCTGCCAGGTCGCCTACCTGCCGGGCCTTTCGATGCGACGGATCGCTGACCTCTACCCGGGCGAGGCAAAGACCGATGCCCGCGACGCGGCCGTCATCGCGGACGCCGCCCGCACCATGCCGCACACCCTTCGCTCGCTTCAGCTGACCGACGAGATCACCGCCGAGCTCACCGTCCTCGTCGGCTTCGACCAGGACCTGGCGGCCGAGGCCACCCGCACATCCAACCGGATCCGGGGCCTGCTCACCCAGTTCCACCCGTCCCTGGAACGGGTCCTGGGCCCGCGTCTGGATCACCCGGCGGTCACCTGGCTGCTGGAACGCTACGGATCCCCAGCCGCGCTGCGAAGAGCCGGACGCCGCAGGCTGGTTGAGGTGGTCCGGCCCAAAGCCCCGCGCATGGCAAAACGGCTGACCGACGACGTCTTCGATGCACTCGACGAGCAGACCGTCGTGGTCCCGGGCACCGGCACCCTGGACATCGTGATCCCCTCGCTGGCCCGCTCGCTCGGCGCCGTTCACGAGCAACGACGGGCGGCAGAATCCCAGATCGCAGCCCTGCTGGAGGACCACCCTCTTTCCAAGGTCCTGACGTCGCTGCCCGGCGTCGGCGTCAGGACCGCCGCCGCACTGCTGGTCACCGTCGGCGACGGCACCAGCTTCCCCACCGCCGCCCACCTCGCCTCCTACGCCGGCCTCGCCCCCACCACCAAGTCCTCCGGGACCTCGATCCACGGCGAACACGCCCCACGGGGCGGCAACCGGCAGCTCAAACGCGCGATGTTCCTGTCCGCGTTCGCTGCCCTGCACGATCCTGCCTCCCGCACCTATTACGACAAATGCCGGGCCAGAGGAAAAACCCACACCCAAGCGCTCCTCCGCCTCGCCCGACAACGGATCAACGTGCTGTTTGCAATGCTCCGCGACGGCACCTTCTACGAACCCAGAACCCCACGCCTCGCTTGA